In one window of Ignatzschineria indica DNA:
- a CDS encoding heavy-metal-associated domain-containing protein, with protein sequence MIKKITLSIPEISCSHCTDSINAALRELDGIQSVESSVEKKQTTVEFASEIISEGAIIEIIDDIGFAAEVMPQ encoded by the coding sequence ATGATTAAAAAGATTACACTCTCCATTCCGGAAATTAGCTGTTCCCATTGCACAGATAGTATTAATGCTGCTTTACGGGAATTAGATGGTATTCAATCGGTTGAATCGAGTGTCGAGAAGAAGCAGACAACGGTAGAGTTTGCCTCGGAGATTATCTCAGAAGGTGCCATCATTGAGATTATTGATGATATCGGTTTTGCCGCAGAGGTGATGCCCCAATAA
- a CDS encoding aldehyde dehydrogenase family protein encodes MGRYYREENQIQNRFWELFNRFFPGAESIGSYIGGEWFIGDGSDIELYNADNGELFYSYRDASAEIIPKLNEVTKIAQAKWRAMSAADRGRLIFQVGAKIRAVSAELAELEAIVGNKPIRDARGEVAKVAEMFEYYAGWSDKLHGEVIPVPTTHLNYVLYEPLGTVLQITPWNAPIFTAGWQIAPAITAGNTVILKPSELTPVTSLILAKLIEAVGIPKGLVNVVAGYGHTIGQMMIQRCHIEKVVFVGSPNTGEQIAVAAARKGIPAILELGGKSANIVFADADYEKALRGAQNAIFGSAGQSCVSGSRLLVERTIFEQFVNDLAATTNQFQVGNPLDEATQIGPIQNRKQYTHVCKMIAQALAEGAKIPNNNVESLPSSSGYYVYPTVLIGDNRMQCAQEEIFGPVVVAIPFDSEAEAIAIANESAFGLAGAVWCRDVAKAHRVADQVRAGTFWINGYKTIHVSSPFGGYGASGYGRSSGLEALRAYSQVKSVWVERAVEPFVNFGYGAQEKSS; translated from the coding sequence ATGGGGCGTTATTATAGAGAAGAGAATCAGATACAAAACCGTTTCTGGGAATTATTTAATCGATTTTTCCCCGGCGCCGAGAGTATCGGCAGTTATATCGGCGGAGAGTGGTTTATTGGGGATGGGAGCGATATTGAGCTCTATAATGCTGATAATGGAGAGCTCTTCTACTCTTATCGGGATGCCTCAGCGGAGATTATTCCTAAGCTCAATGAGGTCACAAAAATTGCACAAGCAAAATGGCGAGCGATGAGTGCTGCTGATCGTGGACGCTTGATTTTTCAGGTCGGTGCTAAGATCCGGGCCGTGAGTGCTGAACTTGCGGAGCTAGAAGCGATTGTCGGCAATAAACCGATTCGTGATGCGCGTGGGGAGGTCGCTAAAGTTGCAGAGATGTTTGAGTATTATGCCGGCTGGAGCGATAAGCTGCATGGGGAGGTGATTCCAGTGCCTACGACTCATCTCAATTATGTTCTCTACGAACCTTTAGGAACCGTGTTACAGATTACGCCTTGGAATGCCCCTATCTTTACGGCAGGATGGCAGATTGCGCCGGCAATTACCGCAGGAAATACCGTGATCTTAAAACCCTCAGAATTAACGCCGGTCACCTCCTTAATCTTAGCGAAATTGATCGAAGCGGTTGGCATCCCGAAAGGTTTAGTCAATGTTGTTGCCGGCTATGGTCATACCATTGGGCAGATGATGATTCAACGTTGCCATATTGAGAAGGTTGTTTTTGTCGGTTCTCCTAATACCGGTGAGCAGATCGCTGTTGCTGCTGCACGAAAGGGAATTCCTGCCATTTTAGAGTTAGGGGGGAAGTCCGCCAATATTGTCTTTGCTGATGCCGATTATGAGAAAGCATTGAGAGGGGCGCAAAATGCCATTTTTGGTTCCGCAGGGCAGAGTTGTGTCTCCGGTTCACGCCTATTAGTCGAGCGAACTATTTTTGAGCAATTTGTCAATGATCTTGCTGCAACTACGAATCAGTTCCAAGTGGGGAATCCGCTTGATGAAGCGACACAGATCGGCCCTATTCAGAACCGAAAACAGTACACCCATGTCTGCAAAATGATTGCGCAAGCTTTGGCGGAAGGCGCAAAAATTCCTAATAATAATGTAGAATCTCTCCCTTCAAGTAGCGGGTATTATGTTTATCCTACTGTTTTGATCGGTGATAATCGGATGCAGTGTGCTCAAGAAGAGATCTTCGGTCCTGTTGTTGTGGCAATACCTTTCGACAGTGAAGCAGAAGCGATTGCTATTGCCAATGAGAGTGCCTTTGGGCTTGCCGGAGCGGTTTGGTGTCGTGATGTTGCAAAAGCGCATCGTGTTGCCGATCAGGTAAGGGCGGGAACATTTTGGATCAATGGTTATAAGACGATTCATGTGAGCTCCCCTTTTGGCGGTTATGGCGCGAGTGGTTATGGGCGTTCATCTGGATTAGAGGCTTTAAGGGCTTATAGTCAGGTCAAAAGTGTCTGGGTTGAAAGGGCGGTCGAACCGTTTGTAAACTTTGGATATGGCGCTCAGGAGAAGTCATCATAG
- a CDS encoding endonuclease, with amino-acid sequence MRPGFNKSIEKVIKKSFKKRNPKQWILGIVALAAIGLFQYFYGDGLITDKSSKVTSFEQAKRELVKIYKAYPDQEEFYCGCDFTFNNQSGVVDLASCGYVIRNNPERANRIEWEHVVPAHAFGKNMQCWKDGGRSGCKVGDVDENTLFKMMEGDMHNLQPAIGEINADRSNFSFAELSPQFNQYGACQFRTDFKKRQVLPRDEVKGMIARTYLYMNDRYNVPFTSREMNLMQKWHLTFPPTSWECERNEIILDIQGNDNPFITKSCNANGIQWSSHQSRSFFQTLLQNFLKIFD; translated from the coding sequence ATGCGCCCAGGTTTTAACAAGTCGATCGAAAAAGTTATTAAAAAGAGTTTTAAGAAACGTAATCCTAAACAGTGGATTTTAGGAATTGTTGCACTTGCGGCAATTGGTCTATTTCAATACTTCTATGGCGATGGACTGATCACTGATAAGAGCAGTAAGGTCACCAGCTTTGAGCAGGCAAAGAGAGAGCTTGTTAAGATCTACAAAGCCTATCCTGATCAAGAAGAGTTCTATTGTGGCTGTGATTTTACCTTCAACAATCAGAGCGGCGTTGTTGATCTTGCCAGCTGCGGTTACGTGATTCGTAATAATCCAGAGCGTGCGAATCGTATTGAGTGGGAACATGTGGTTCCGGCGCATGCCTTTGGTAAAAATATGCAGTGTTGGAAAGATGGTGGTCGTAGTGGCTGTAAAGTGGGTGATGTGGATGAAAATACCCTCTTTAAGATGATGGAGGGGGATATGCACAACTTGCAACCCGCTATCGGTGAGATCAATGCCGATCGCTCTAACTTTAGCTTTGCCGAATTATCGCCCCAATTTAATCAATATGGCGCTTGCCAATTTAGAACTGATTTTAAGAAGCGGCAGGTTCTTCCTCGTGATGAGGTTAAAGGAATGATTGCACGTACCTATCTCTACATGAATGATCGTTACAATGTTCCTTTCACTAGCCGTGAGATGAATCTTATGCAGAAATGGCATCTGACCTTCCCACCCACTTCTTGGGAGTGTGAGCGAAATGAGATTATTCTTGATATTCAGGGAAATGATAATCCCTTTATCACGAAGAGCTGTAATGCAAATGGAATTCAATGGAGTAGCCATCAGAGTCGCTCTTTCTTCCAGACACTACTGCAAAACTTCTTAAAGATATTTGATTAA
- a CDS encoding NAD(P)-dependent oxidoreductase: MLKDVAIIGLGNMGLGMAKNLLSKGYRVSGFDLSEAARNSAMDAGVKILPVEELVAGRRILLLSLPKAEHVLACSYEIEKWGEKGLVVIDTSTSTPDVTREIYQRFIEKEMLFVDAPVSGGPKGALTGTMTMVVGADRWLFEALLPLLKAMSSTQVHVGKAGAGNIVKICNNLLIAAHLITTAEALSLATKAGVEPEAFLAGINKGSGRSAASEVNFPLWVLNGAFDSGFTMGLMRKDVGLAESLMEEMGMELPLSQEIIALWENSRTLLEDHADFNEIVKQSDSKIYG; encoded by the coding sequence ATATTGAAGGATGTCGCAATTATCGGCTTAGGTAATATGGGGCTAGGGATGGCGAAGAATCTCTTGTCGAAGGGATACCGTGTCAGTGGTTTTGATTTAAGTGAAGCGGCACGAAATAGTGCTATGGATGCCGGCGTTAAGATTTTACCCGTAGAGGAGTTGGTCGCAGGGAGGAGAATTCTACTGCTCTCTCTACCAAAAGCGGAACATGTTCTTGCTTGCAGTTATGAGATTGAGAAGTGGGGAGAGAAAGGTTTAGTTGTGATCGATACGAGCACCTCAACTCCTGATGTTACGCGAGAGATCTATCAACGCTTTATTGAGAAAGAGATGCTCTTTGTGGATGCTCCTGTTTCTGGTGGGCCTAAAGGCGCGCTTACCGGCACGATGACAATGGTCGTTGGGGCGGATCGTTGGCTATTTGAAGCTTTACTTCCGCTCTTAAAGGCGATGAGCTCAACACAGGTTCATGTAGGAAAGGCGGGGGCCGGCAATATTGTTAAGATCTGTAATAACCTATTGATTGCGGCTCATCTCATTACGACTGCAGAAGCGCTCTCTCTTGCAACAAAAGCGGGAGTGGAGCCAGAGGCCTTTTTAGCCGGCATCAATAAAGGCTCGGGAAGAAGTGCTGCTAGTGAAGTTAATTTTCCACTTTGGGTTCTCAATGGTGCTTTCGATTCCGGCTTTACGATGGGATTGATGCGTAAAGATGTCGGACTAGCAGAGTCATTAATGGAAGAGATGGGGATGGAGTTGCCACTCAGTCAAGAAATTATCGCTCTTTGGGAGAATAGTCGTACTCTTCTAGAGGATCATGCCGATTTTAATGAGATTGTAAAGCAGAGCGATAGCAAGATTTATGGCTAA
- a CDS encoding CRISPR-associated endonuclease Cas3'', which yields MMVTFISQCEKKALNRTRRVLDAYANRIGDNVWQTIITEEGLLMVKKLLRRTASKNTAVSCHWIRSRSRSDLLWVVGNRNRFNEMGYVPVNWTMKDLITDVMTMKAKENELYANTQLQPLAEHLFAVGWLAEEIFKRTVKNDEYQKLSQIAFLAGCLHDLGKLDPYFQEWVRKGKQKNPEDDGQHIDVKFTFDKHPRHNEISAILLAIFDSELQGLNLRQKEALIHTIYWHHAKPFRKTDDFEEVFKAYEYLRKNLDSSAFQKLIVGTKELLKEIQRVADQYQNRESLITRQNWSVDALEDLFEQFEYHYKGKTFAEFKSYSLTDDFDRLRNNIQKNAHNNLLRSCLISADRLISQQTAENLVSLIAEGRLDTLIEDMVEDDVSLLMPHLESASTKFPLSDRTKTQNKMAEVLSQKRDIPVLAGPAGCGKTRIALEWARLQKASQIIWVCPRVQVCQGIFQELIETYLPDADVEIFTGEFKYTNEWGNETPEEDYFSGDVIVTTIDQIFGSIVSHTRVDSLIPFMQAHVVFDEFHEYIPMDIFNILFAELIANKNMHENYQKKALLVSATPHYFYLKEILGVHPEDVVEMASFNPSQYQLQFVEYDEKSLDNNPFFQSYENNTFVISNTALTAQLGFIYQKDQENSILFHSKYKKSDKRILFDEVYNSFKKDGTHKYAVLRSGPIVQASLNISADAMLTEMTSPENMLQRLGRLDRFGQNKDPNILTIAVTEAVKNGKSLGTSAYFLNQLNSLQTTKHWYDFLQEKIGERTFLLTELYQIYKDFYHSELGFRATQEDLERAIKQSITLIGKKVAEPSVVVKNKTKDQKVRISKNSLRGDSRFVQLALLDLDDYQHPIFMNAYAYEPPLDDMSEYDNLTESLAAVRDLLPFIAQKQGIIDPSHPMKGIPAKKIKLREQVLEGYARDPDYPLYLSYHIDDLDKVGGVGQRNEHAIYYAICSQQAIGMIAYDKLQLLNHSQGEDNHE from the coding sequence ATGATGGTAACCTTTATTAGTCAATGTGAAAAGAAGGCATTAAATCGTACTCGACGTGTATTAGATGCCTACGCGAATCGCATTGGTGATAATGTTTGGCAAACGATTATTACAGAAGAAGGCTTATTAATGGTCAAGAAACTTCTGCGTCGCACCGCCTCTAAAAATACAGCTGTCAGTTGTCACTGGATACGCTCTCGTTCAAGAAGTGATCTCTTATGGGTTGTAGGAAATCGTAACCGCTTTAATGAGATGGGATATGTGCCGGTGAATTGGACAATGAAAGATTTAATAACGGATGTGATGACTATGAAAGCAAAAGAGAATGAATTATATGCAAATACACAATTACAACCTTTAGCTGAGCATTTATTTGCCGTAGGTTGGCTTGCGGAAGAGATTTTTAAACGCACTGTGAAAAATGATGAATATCAAAAGCTCTCTCAAATAGCATTCCTCGCAGGATGTTTACACGATTTAGGAAAACTCGATCCCTATTTTCAGGAGTGGGTTCGTAAAGGAAAACAGAAAAACCCTGAAGATGATGGTCAACATATAGATGTGAAATTTACATTTGATAAACACCCTAGACATAATGAAATTTCTGCGATTTTATTAGCAATTTTTGATTCCGAGCTTCAGGGATTAAATTTAAGGCAAAAGGAAGCATTGATTCATACAATCTATTGGCATCATGCAAAACCTTTTAGAAAAACAGATGATTTTGAAGAGGTTTTTAAGGCATATGAATATCTGCGAAAGAATTTAGATAGCAGCGCTTTTCAAAAATTAATTGTAGGTACAAAAGAACTCCTCAAAGAGATCCAGAGAGTTGCGGATCAATATCAAAATAGAGAATCTCTCATTACTCGACAAAATTGGTCGGTAGATGCATTAGAAGATCTTTTTGAGCAATTTGAATATCACTATAAAGGAAAAACTTTTGCAGAATTTAAGAGTTATTCCTTGACAGATGACTTTGATCGACTGAGAAATAATATTCAAAAAAATGCACATAATAATCTTTTACGATCTTGTTTGATTAGTGCTGATCGATTGATTTCTCAACAAACCGCTGAAAATTTAGTATCGCTCATTGCTGAGGGGCGTTTAGATACATTGATTGAGGATATGGTGGAAGATGATGTTTCTCTATTAATGCCCCATTTAGAATCGGCTTCTACCAAATTTCCCTTGAGTGACAGAACGAAAACTCAAAATAAAATGGCTGAAGTACTGAGTCAGAAGCGTGATATCCCTGTATTAGCAGGTCCTGCTGGATGTGGTAAAACAAGAATAGCTTTAGAGTGGGCGCGTTTACAAAAAGCATCTCAAATTATCTGGGTGTGTCCAAGAGTTCAGGTTTGCCAAGGGATCTTTCAAGAATTAATCGAAACTTATCTCCCCGATGCGGATGTGGAAATTTTTACCGGTGAATTTAAGTATACTAATGAATGGGGCAATGAAACACCAGAAGAGGATTACTTTTCGGGAGATGTCATTGTCACAACGATAGACCAAATTTTTGGGTCAATTGTGAGTCATACTCGTGTTGATAGCTTAATTCCATTTATGCAAGCTCATGTGGTATTTGATGAGTTTCATGAATATATTCCAATGGATATTTTTAATATTCTATTTGCGGAGTTAATCGCAAATAAAAATATGCATGAAAACTATCAGAAAAAAGCGTTGTTAGTATCGGCTACGCCTCACTATTTTTATTTAAAAGAGATTTTAGGGGTTCATCCTGAAGATGTAGTAGAGATGGCATCTTTTAATCCAAGTCAATATCAATTGCAATTTGTTGAGTATGATGAAAAATCTTTGGATAACAATCCATTTTTCCAATCTTACGAAAATAATACCTTTGTTATTAGTAATACAGCATTGACAGCTCAGCTAGGTTTTATCTATCAAAAAGATCAAGAAAATAGCATCCTGTTTCACTCGAAATATAAAAAGAGTGATAAGCGAATTTTATTTGATGAAGTCTATAACTCCTTTAAAAAGGATGGAACTCATAAATATGCTGTTTTGAGAAGTGGTCCTATTGTTCAGGCATCTTTGAATATCTCTGCAGATGCGATGTTGACAGAGATGACATCACCAGAAAATATGTTGCAACGTTTAGGGCGGTTAGATCGCTTTGGGCAGAATAAAGACCCTAATATTTTAACTATTGCCGTTACTGAAGCGGTTAAAAATGGTAAATCTCTTGGCACATCAGCCTATTTTCTCAATCAACTAAATAGCTTACAGACAACCAAACATTGGTATGACTTTTTACAAGAAAAAATAGGAGAGCGTACTTTTTTATTGACGGAGTTATATCAGATTTATAAAGACTTTTATCATTCTGAATTAGGGTTTAGGGCGACGCAAGAAGATTTAGAGAGAGCCATTAAACAGAGTATTACATTAATAGGTAAAAAAGTAGCCGAGCCAAGTGTCGTTGTTAAAAATAAGACTAAGGATCAGAAAGTAAGAATTAGTAAAAACTCTTTACGTGGAGATAGTCGATTTGTGCAATTAGCTTTGTTAGATCTTGATGATTATCAGCATCCTATCTTTATGAATGCTTATGCGTATGAGCCACCGCTCGATGATATGAGTGAATACGATAATTTAACAGAGTCTTTAGCCGCTGTAAGAGATCTTTTACCATTTATTGCTCAAAAACAGGGCATTATTGATCCAAGCCATCCTATGAAGGGAATTCCGGCGAAAAAAATCAAGTTAAGAGAACAAGTGTTAGAAGGATATGCTCGAGATCCTGATTATCCACTTTACTTAAGCTATCACATTGATGACTTAGATAAAGTCGGTGGTGTAGGACAACGCAATGAACATGCCATCTATTATGCGATATGTAGTCAACAAGCAATAGGCATGATTGCTTATGACAAACTGCAATTATTAAATCACTCTCAAGGAGAAGACAATCATGAATAA
- a CDS encoding DUF3100 domain-containing protein, whose amino-acid sequence MSKHEHYSKLLDWRLHLVVIIVTILAEIIGIMKFDIGIGIVILLPLLYAFLFSVLFNGNIIPGTGRIIGPSAQTASHWVLICVMPFIAKFSIGIGPKINDIIAAGPALILQELGNVATVLVAMPVAVLLFRMGRESVGATHSIAREPNIALVADRFGIKSPEGIGVMGVYVMGTLFGAIYFSLLAGFMASWDYFDVRALAMACGVGSGSMMGACSASLAEVVPDRAEDIVAFAATSNLLTYGTGLFVSVFVALPLAEYCYKFLSKMRQPAALNSAMEEALEQDSAVEAKVVEDSEELRLSTIQVLIALAVMSLILLISNWAGTGISPLVALPGMIVIYALSVGGVLLGKVIPIKIPAIAWISLLAIFFGLPFMPTADYLVATTEKLGLLPLITPALAYAGIAISKREVELFKKSGIKIAIVALLTFTGTFLGSAFIADLLL is encoded by the coding sequence ATGAGCAAACATGAGCATTATTCGAAGCTATTAGATTGGCGTCTGCATCTGGTGGTTATTATCGTTACCATTCTGGCAGAGATAATTGGCATTATGAAATTTGATATCGGGATCGGAATTGTTATCCTTCTTCCGCTTCTTTACGCCTTTCTCTTCTCTGTCCTCTTTAACGGTAATATTATTCCCGGCACCGGGAGAATTATTGGCCCAAGCGCACAGACGGCGAGCCATTGGGTTTTGATCTGTGTGATGCCTTTTATCGCCAAGTTCTCTATCGGTATTGGTCCTAAAATTAATGATATTATCGCTGCAGGTCCGGCACTGATTTTGCAAGAGCTTGGGAATGTAGCTACCGTTTTAGTCGCAATGCCGGTTGCCGTTCTTCTCTTTAGAATGGGGCGTGAATCGGTTGGGGCAACTCACTCAATTGCGCGTGAGCCTAATATTGCATTGGTGGCAGACCGTTTTGGCATTAAGAGCCCAGAAGGGATTGGCGTGATGGGGGTCTACGTGATGGGGACACTCTTCGGCGCGATCTATTTCTCTCTTCTTGCCGGTTTTATGGCCTCTTGGGACTACTTTGACGTTCGCGCTTTAGCGATGGCGTGTGGTGTCGGGAGTGGCAGTATGATGGGGGCATGTTCCGCATCACTTGCCGAAGTTGTTCCCGATAGAGCAGAAGATATTGTTGCTTTTGCGGCAACATCAAATCTCTTAACTTATGGGACAGGGCTCTTTGTGAGTGTCTTTGTCGCGTTACCTTTAGCGGAGTATTGCTATAAATTCTTGAGTAAAATGCGTCAACCGGCAGCACTCAATAGTGCGATGGAAGAAGCATTAGAGCAAGATTCAGCAGTAGAAGCAAAAGTGGTAGAAGATAGTGAAGAGCTTCGTCTTTCAACGATTCAAGTACTTATCGCATTGGCGGTGATGTCCCTTATTCTTCTGATCTCTAACTGGGCTGGCACAGGAATCTCCCCATTAGTGGCATTGCCCGGCATGATCGTGATCTACGCTTTAAGTGTTGGCGGCGTTTTGTTAGGAAAGGTTATTCCCATTAAAATTCCAGCCATTGCTTGGATCTCACTTCTTGCGATCTTCTTTGGTCTCCCCTTTATGCCAACGGCAGATTATCTTGTTGCAACTACCGAAAAATTAGGATTATTACCCCTAATTACGCCGGCATTAGCCTATGCAGGGATCGCTATCTCAAAGCGGGAAGTTGAGCTCTTTAAAAAGTCAGGGATCAAGATCGCAATCGTAGCGCTCTTAACCTTCACCGGCACCTTTTTAGGCTCCGCCTTTATCGCTGATCTTCTCCTTTAG
- a CDS encoding LysR family transcriptional regulator: MIKKHRVYYLYQAVKYGGIRNAADILNIAPSSISRQITLLEEELKTSLLEKNLRGAHPTESGELVLKYFAHSLEQEEDLLASLAALQGLERGKVTIATGEGYLRHLATIISQFSKDHPQIEVQLSAGSSNHVVRKVSDNEAHIGIAFNPILEPNLRVHFKRQHTVKAFLPPTHPLLNEKEPLTLAQIRDYPLAMGDISQGIRQIIQRVEDEEEVTLHPTLKCSQLHMLKQYAIGGGVTLLPEFMLYEEDRDRLALHHLSHPYFNRTETYMITRRGRQLPPAAQKLLVMILKMFP; this comes from the coding sequence ATGATTAAGAAGCATCGCGTCTACTATCTCTATCAAGCTGTCAAATATGGTGGAATTCGTAATGCGGCAGATATTCTCAATATCGCGCCCTCCTCTATTAGCCGGCAAATCACCCTGCTTGAAGAGGAGCTGAAAACATCGCTCTTAGAGAAGAATTTAAGAGGTGCGCATCCTACAGAATCGGGAGAATTAGTCTTAAAGTATTTTGCTCACTCATTAGAACAGGAGGAGGATCTTCTCGCCTCTTTAGCGGCGCTACAAGGATTAGAGCGAGGAAAGGTAACAATTGCAACAGGTGAAGGATATCTACGCCACTTAGCAACAATTATCTCCCAATTTTCTAAAGATCATCCTCAGATTGAGGTGCAGCTCTCTGCCGGAAGTAGCAATCATGTTGTCCGAAAAGTGAGTGATAATGAAGCCCATATCGGAATCGCTTTTAATCCTATCTTAGAGCCCAATTTACGGGTCCATTTTAAGCGGCAACATACCGTAAAAGCCTTTCTTCCCCCGACACATCCTCTTCTAAATGAGAAAGAGCCTTTAACCCTTGCGCAAATCAGAGATTATCCCTTAGCGATGGGCGATATCTCTCAAGGGATTCGACAAATTATTCAACGTGTGGAAGATGAGGAGGAGGTCACGCTTCACCCCACCTTAAAATGTAGCCAGCTCCATATGTTAAAACAGTATGCGATTGGTGGTGGCGTCACGCTACTGCCTGAATTTATGCTTTATGAGGAGGATCGAGATCGATTAGCACTCCACCACTTAAGTCACCCCTATTTTAATCGAACAGAGACCTATATGATAACTCGGCGCGGTCGTCAACTGCCTCCGGCGGCACAAAAATTATTAGTGATGATTTTAAAGATGTTTCCATAG
- the cas1f gene encoding type I-F CRISPR-associated endonuclease Cas1f — protein MDYLHGSDLKAILHSKRANIYYLEYCRVMQKDGRVLYLTEAKRENHYYNIPIANTTVILLGTGTSITQAAVRMLASAGVLIGFCGGGGTPLFMGTEIEWMTPQSEYRPTEYLQGWLGFWFDEQKRLVIAKSFQESRINFLRHVWAKDRDLHQEGLTLDLPDLAAALSVFESKIPKINRVGDLLLAEALLTKQLYKIVGKQTGLHDFSRNHEGNDDANDFLNHGNYLAYGLAACTLWVLGIPHGFAVMHGKTRRGALVFDVADLIKDSIVLPWAFICAKERATEQEFRQQILQKFTQHKCLDFMFEEVKKGALRSWEDVDRSEEAERGE, from the coding sequence ATGGACTATCTTCACGGTTCTGATTTAAAAGCGATTCTCCACTCGAAACGTGCGAATATCTATTACTTGGAATATTGCCGGGTGATGCAGAAAGATGGGCGCGTTCTCTATCTTACAGAGGCGAAGCGGGAGAATCATTACTACAATATTCCGATTGCTAATACGACTGTAATTCTACTTGGTACGGGAACGTCTATCACTCAAGCGGCAGTTAGAATGCTTGCGTCAGCTGGTGTCTTAATCGGTTTTTGTGGTGGCGGGGGAACACCTCTTTTTATGGGAACAGAGATTGAATGGATGACACCTCAGAGTGAGTATCGACCAACGGAATATCTTCAAGGTTGGTTAGGATTTTGGTTTGATGAACAGAAAAGGTTAGTGATTGCAAAATCCTTTCAAGAGTCACGTATCAATTTTCTTCGCCATGTATGGGCGAAAGATCGAGATCTACATCAAGAGGGATTGACACTCGATCTTCCTGATTTAGCTGCTGCTTTATCCGTATTTGAATCAAAGATTCCTAAAATAAATAGGGTTGGAGATCTTCTTCTTGCAGAAGCTCTCCTAACAAAGCAACTCTATAAAATTGTGGGAAAGCAGACAGGCCTGCATGACTTTAGCCGTAATCATGAAGGGAATGATGATGCAAATGATTTTCTCAATCATGGTAATTATCTTGCTTATGGGCTAGCTGCTTGTACGCTTTGGGTATTAGGAATTCCTCATGGTTTTGCAGTGATGCACGGAAAGACAAGGAGAGGCGCATTAGTCTTTGATGTAGCTGACCTCATTAAGGATTCGATAGTGCTTCCATGGGCTTTTATCTGTGCTAAAGAGCGAGCCACAGAACAAGAATTTCGGCAACAGATATTGCAGAAATTTACACAACATAAATGCCTCGATTTTATGTTTGAGGAAGTTAAAAAGGGTGCGCTTCGTTCGTGGGAAGACGTTGATCGATCGGAAGAAGCGGAACGAGGTGAGTAG
- the torD gene encoding molecular chaperone TorD — MSEIRAIINEAAVVAKMRGETYQWFARIFANELTESDVTLYQEGALNTLLELFTEIGLAIEVDQVKAAIERFSEIEHISVELRADFASCFLLDDKSGAIPYASLYLGDGDMMYAEAERKMRELLSKSGLAILDSFKEPSDHLAIYLALLQKWCEQLARDLEEKREDYSLLKSEYIAQQTFLQEGLLSWVPLWNERLQRVTHCRCTFYSAMGSLLVAYLLADNDYLTAEIERLIALEL, encoded by the coding sequence ATGAGTGAAATAAGAGCCATCATTAATGAAGCGGCGGTCGTTGCGAAAATGAGAGGGGAGACCTATCAATGGTTTGCCCGAATCTTTGCGAATGAATTAACCGAGAGTGATGTTACGCTCTATCAGGAAGGGGCGCTCAATACGCTATTAGAGCTCTTTACCGAGATCGGCTTAGCAATAGAGGTGGATCAGGTTAAAGCGGCTATTGAGCGTTTTTCTGAGATTGAGCATATTAGTGTTGAGCTGCGGGCTGATTTTGCAAGTTGTTTTCTGCTCGATGATAAGAGTGGTGCAATTCCTTACGCTTCTCTCTACTTAGGGGATGGCGATATGATGTATGCCGAAGCTGAGCGGAAGATGCGTGAGCTTCTCTCAAAGAGTGGGTTAGCGATTTTAGATTCTTTCAAAGAACCCTCTGATCATCTTGCCATCTATCTTGCGCTTCTCCAAAAGTGGTGCGAGCAATTAGCGAGAGATCTAGAAGAGAAGCGGGAAGATTATTCTCTCTTAAAGAGCGAATATATTGCACAGCAAACCTTTCTTCAAGAAGGATTGCTCTCCTGGGTTCCTCTTTGGAATGAGCGATTGCAGCGTGTGACCCATTGCCGATGCACCTTTTATAGCGCTATGGGGTCACTTCTGGTGGCCTATCTTTTAGCGGATAATGATTACTTAACTGCAGAAATTGAGAGATTGATTGCGCTTGAGCTATAG